The nucleotide window cacaagtgtcacgaccagggttcgaacccacactctggtgacttagcaccagaacttgaattcgatgctcataaccactcggccatgacacctaaAATTCAACTTGAATATAAACATACACATATATATATACAGAACAACAATTAATGCTGTTAATTTTGAACCCGACTTCACAACTATACATTTGGTGGTACCCTGAACTCCATGAAACATGTGAAACTGAGGCAAGATTGTTAAGATAGCCTGGTTCTACCCACCTGTCTGTTCATGGTCGACATAGCCTTTGTTACCCCTTTCATTGCATCCGTCATAGCCTGGTTCGATTTCAAGGTCTGTATCTTCAATGCCACTGCTTGGATGTTGGCTTTCATCATAATGAACTTTTTGACGTAGCGCCTCGTTCTGACAAGATCCTTGGCCATCACTTTAACTGCATCCTGAAATGAAACATATACACTGAGACGTTTTActtaaatgaatgaatgaggaTATATTAATAAGATGACATTTTCAGAGTCAAGCGTATGTAAAACAAAGACAGTGTACAAATAGAGAAGACAAGTGTTGAAAGAAATGCAGTCATTGTTGGACGTAAAGACAGTTTCTTACATACCATCTGCCCCTGTTTTGCCATTTTCTTGATATCTGCGATCACTTTCTTCTCCTGAGATTCTAGCCTCCCCCTCTCCCGATCGAGATCCCTCATGGCTCGATTCAACGCCCGCTGATTCTGTTTCAGCATTTCTGCTGGCGTTTTTTTCCTTCCGAAGAGGAACGACATTGTTCTGATTTTTAGGTGAACTTGTGTGTAGAGAAAAGAATGCCTGTATAAAAAGAATAAACGATACAATAATAACAATCCGTCAATACAATTCAAAAGTTACTTTGTAAAGTTAGATTTAATTACATAACATACACAAGGGGATTgctccatttaaaaaaattaaatttaactaAATTACACCCAaataacattttacaaagtaaaattaaaaatgaaaacaaatataataaaaaagtatacaaatttagattaaaaacataaataaataacaaacttgcaaaacaaattatatactAAAATTAAATTAGATTGAGAATTGGGTGGAAAAGCAAATAATTTACAACAAGACTTGTTCAAAATGGGAAGCCAAAAACCACTTTGATTGAAGGATTAAGCTCGGCCTCAAAAGTGGGGCCAGCCGGCAGGGCAGTGGAACAAAATGGAGGGTATTCCAAAATGGGTTGTGTTGCGATGGTCGAGTTgactttaaaacacaaaaaacacaggaACCGAAGGCGAAACTGGCGaaagaagtaaaaacaaaaattttcttCTTTCGCTCTTATAAgctacattaaaaaaaatagtcaagTGGAACTTTCCCCTTCGCATTATCCCCGATGTATATCCGTTAACTTACCCTTTATGTTCTATGGCAGTAATTTGGGGTCTGTTTTGGGCGCATATAAAGTCAAGAACGAGTGACACACAATCACGGGTCGAGGattttcttgtttcttgttttggGATGTGACATCATTTTTGTGCACATACATAAACTTGTAGTTCATGTTAAATTTtccaaaattagtttttgtaaaGTTTCCAGTCATTCAAATTACTTCCTTCAAATACTCAATGTTAGCATTCAGAATTTACAAAAATTGATATCAAATAATCAACTGAAATTTATATAAATAGAAAACAAGAACACACGAACTACATGCTTTTTGAAATTTCTCTTCACGTACCTTCCTTTTAATAAACCGACGGCTGTTTTGTTGAGCTGCTACGCTTAAAggtaaagggcgccctcaacgTTGGTAGCGTAGCAACAATATACGCCGCGGTGTCacgaaagttatttttttgtttttcaggcCCAAAAGATCAAGCTAGTTTTTTTGCAGGAATGGGCGATTCCCCTCGAGGTGGTGCCGTTAGGAACAATGGATCAGACGGATCAGGTATTGATGAAAGTCATGACGCTTTTATATTGCAATCGAACGAGATTATGTGTGTTTAAATTCAAGTTAATTTTAGTTGCCCAGTTTTCGGACAGTAGACCTAGGATTGATTGATACTGATGAAACTGAAGAAAACTGAATTATGaatagcttttaaaacaaagtatGATTTGAGCTAGAtgataaattaaaacgactgGTGACAGATCTGGTTGGGCGATAGCTCAAATCAGTAAAATGTAGCCCTCAACTTAAAGTGACAGTCCAGCCTTGTTATTTATTGTTAGTTGAGTTAACAACCtcatattaatataaaaaaaaagtaagttgttaatattaataatttatttcctttattcaGCAGGTTCAGGCAAGAAAGTCATGACCCTTGACCCATTGGGTGAAGAAGATGGATCTAGTAGTGAGGTAATGTCCATGGATATCCGAACACTGAAGAGGAGAAACACTGCCAGCCAAAAATTGACCTAATTACACATATTTTACAGAGCTGGCCTTTTTACAGTTAtgataatgacagaaaacaaacattacatTAACATTGAGCAAAGATGTAAACAAGACTTTGATCTTTTAAAGAGGCCACAGAAAATTGTCTGGCctcactgaaaacaaaatgtttgctgCTGAtattgcaggcctggaatttcatctttgagagggtaaGGCCATTTTCGttctgcaaagggcacttccattggaggATCTTATGGGCAGATttcaaggggcatcaaggccaagacaaggatAAGAGAGGCATTGTCCTCTGTGAAATTCTAGGCATGCATCGTCATCAAACACAGCAATCTTCTGACAATATCAACTGCATTTGTTTTAACAGAGTGACGATGAAATGGCTGCTGCAAGAGAAGCTGCTCAGGCTGAGACGAACAAGTTTGAAATGCTCTGTGATGGTGTGCTCAACTCCATAGCACTGGTCCAGTCAGCATTGGCCGAGGTGAGTGTCTTTTCTTCAAATGGATGCAATACAATTTTAAAGTTTGCTtcagttgtttatttgtttgtttgtttaaatgattttcCTATCAAGGGAGCTGGgcaactcccacaaatgacaaggggatataaaccccaagctggcaacagtcaTTACTCATAGAACACAACGTTGGTTTAGTAGcctctatgattatgaattgcacaagtTAAGAAATTGTGAGTAACTAGACagcttattctagtcattgtgaaatcagcggttagctttgGGGATTTGACCCTACAAACTTGTAagtgcaagtcctgcagtctaaccactggaccaaggTGGCCCTTGCTTTagtaaataatgtatttttgttttgactttcAGTTCTTGAACTTGAAGGATGAGCTTCTACTGCATGCTTTGCCTCCATCACTGATGGCCAGACTTACAATGATTGCTGGTAGACTTTTCAGAAGGTACGTCAACTCAAAAGAACTGTGTTCTCATTCATAGTTCTTGACAGTTCCTTCAAAGTCGACGCTGAAGCCCAAGTCTGTGATTTAGGCCTAAAGGCCTGTCAGCTCATCCAGACCAGCTGCTAGTAGTAGAAAATACTATAATGATAACCATGGTTACAGTGATAACAAGAAACAGTCTCCAGTGGTAACCATGGTAATGGTGATAACAGGACACATCCTACAGGCATCAACTTTCAAAATATACTGGGATGGTTAGGTTATGCCACTGGTCATTTGCTTAAAGTTGCCTGGAATAAAAGCCCCCTTTTAATCTTTGTTTGTAGCACAACTGACCTGTACACGCCCACCTCAGAGTTAGTCCGTCTCGTCCGTGTCTACTCTGTGTCATGGGAGCAGAAGAGTTTAGCCCTGAAGAAACTCCACTCTGACTACGAGAGTAAACACAAACAGCTGAATATCGCTATCCGAAGGCTTCAACTGGCTGATGCCCAGGTAGGAGATTAGttatagaataataataataataataaagacctGTAGTGTGCACattatccaccctgctgggttaTTATGGCGTAGTAAaccaaaaaaatgaatgaaaacagaCGCAACTAAataagtccttgaaaacctgtgacataagataagtttttggaagaaatttgaattttgtggtgcAAAGACAgaatctaagattaagtggtagagagttccagatgcgtggtgGAGCTGaggaaaaagacctgtcacccaaGGACCGAGGAAGTCTCGCAAAGTTTTCAAGCCTTTTCGTTAACCTTGAGTTTCTATAATACATTGCTTTTAtgtgtgaagaaaacaaaagaaaatgctTTTTCGTTTTAATACGCACAACTcgtcttaagatgaatcttagtgctgtAAGAAGTTGAGCCCAGgcaaacgatttttttttacatctaaAACTTGAAATGGAATTTGATAGTCACAGATTATTCATGCTAGTTCTTCTTATTTGATGTATTTAGGCGAGGCGTATTGCCCAGGAGAAGCGCATAATGAACTGGGAGAAACTCTTTGCGAAACTAACAAGCAGTCGTGGTCATGGACGGAGATGGCGTTTTCTCATTGATTCTTTCAAACAGAAAGCTAATATGGGGTAAGTTGGTATCAAACTGCAAACTTGCACTTGTTGGTTTCCTAATAGATTACTGCAGTCAAAGTTCAGAGATAATtgtttcaaaggcagtggacactattggtaataactcaaaataattattagcataaagccttacttggtgacaagtaatggggagaggttgatggtataaaacattgtgagaaatggctccctctgaagtgccatagttttcgagaaagaagtaattttccacaaatttgacgttgagacctcagatttagaatttgaggtctcgaaatcaagcatctgaaagcacacaacttcgtgtgaccatggtgcaacaagggtgtttttttttctttcattaatatctcgcaacttcgatgaccgattgagctcaaattttcacaggtttgttattttatgcatatgttgagatacactaactgtgaagactagtctttgacaattaccaatagtgttcagtgtctttaggTCTTATTTCATTCACAAGTATTGCCCCCTCTAATCTGTCATTCGGTGAGGTTTATAGCATTCCAACATTATTACTATTGGTCACTAGGCCATTtgttttcattccttaaaccatctcagctcatATGCTGCCAAAAATGTAGCACACCAAGCTAAATGAATCACATTCACAAAAAACCACTgcccttacaggtacccatttatcccTGGCTAAGAGAAGCCAGCAAAGCGTCTTGTTCAAAAACagaaattcacaaaaatataactgtgagtcatcgaagttgcaagaaaataacacccttgtcgttcaaattgttgtgctttcagatgcctaataaaaggcttcaggcctgaagtcttttaatgtttaaccgtttcccacaattgttatactatcaacagatctccattgcatgttaccaagtcagtttttatgctaacaattattttgagtaactaccaatagtgtctagtgcctttaatgttctaTCCACCGTAACATCCTCTGCATCTTGATCTACGACAGCATGGAGCATCTTCATGCCTACATCGATGAGCTAGATAAGGCAGAGGATTCAGACGATGAGGATGAGAACAAGAAGAAAGAAGATTCCATCAGTCACACTTCGGCAAATGAGTTTGATATCAGCTCGGTAAGGATATAACCCAAATGGGGTATAATTTTACCCCGATTGGTATCTTTGTATCCCAATGAGGCCCAATGAGGATAATAAAGGTACCTAATCATATCAGGAGACACTGGCTCAATGAGGACATCAAAGGTACCCCATCAGGAGACATAATTTCATCAAattcaatcagtcaatcaatcaaaagacatttatatagcgccaaaatcaacagAAATTGTTCAAAGGCAATCAAGACACTTACCcaaaatgaattaaaaacaCTTGTTGAAAACAATAAATCTTGAACATATGAATAGTCTGAGCATTATTGATGTGATTTGGAAGAGTGTTCCATTCTTTCGGTCAATAGCAGGTGAGACTTTTTATACAAATGAAACTGTTGAGCTTTACAGCTAAGATGGTGTGTTTTTTATCTTGGCAGTCCGATGAGCTTGAATTCACAGAAGGAGACTCTGATGAGGaagaggatgatgatgatggcaGCACAGCAAGAGCGACAGCTCAAACCGGTCAAACAACGCAGGATTTAGACAGTGATATTGTCACACCTGTCAGTAAGGTATGTATATGAAAATGGACCTAATACTAATCCTTGGGGGAAACCCTGTCGATGGGTTATGTGTTGATATAGAAGTAAAGCAAGAGGAAACCagcattataataataacaacagtggcttcttatatagcgcacatgtccgtctcTTAATGACGCTCCAGgagctgtaacatacagtatttcctgcaaggttttttggactacgtttgaattctGAGACCTTATAGATAGCGccatgtaacattttacaaggtgctgtggcgcaatttgctgcagACTTTGTCATAATATTGTGAGTTATGATTGGTCGAACAGTTGTCCCCTGAGGAACcctatttatttgttcaatcaGTGAGCTCCGGACAGAATTGCACTATTATGGATACAAGTAAACAGCATCTATCAACCAGCATTTGCAGAAAATTCAACGCTTGAACATTTAATTTGGGTTCACAGAAAGTGAAGTTCCGTAGAAGATCCAAGCATGGCAAGAGGTCACCACCAGAGGGAGCTACAGTTGAGGAAACTGAGGATAAGGCACCACCAACGATTGTCGAGCCACAGACAGTGTATGTAGAGGTACCAGCACCTAAGCCACCATCCGAAGATAAGGTAATCAATAAATAAGTCTTAAAATAAGGATGAGAAAGAAATATTCTGAAAAATTTGAAGGTCCCTTCCAAGGTTctcttttgaaataataataatattaataaataactttTGTAAAGCGCATGATACGAATTTAAGAACACAAACAATTCTTAAACTACACATTGCTATACAAAAAATGcatgacaacaattttacaaGATGAAGTGAAACAATTGTCATGTTTAAAACCAAGTCATATGATTAGCAGACGGGTTTAAAGTGAACTCTTGAACAGATCTAGTGAGTCCGCATTTCTAACATGTGTTGGGAGCCGGTTCTAGAGTCCAGGAGCAGTCTCTGGTCGTATGTACTAGCCGTTTCGGGTTCTCTGCTGTACACTGGTAGCAGCATTTGATCTTAAAGTATGAGAAGGTTCCTTGATGCAGATGAGATCACATAGATGAAATCACTAATGTTCTCTATCCTGAACTAGACGGTTTGGACCCATGAACCAGAGTACGACTACACACTTAACATGAGGGTCTTCAAGCCGGTTGGAATGGATCGTAAGGAGCTCAAGTGCAGCGTCAACTTCTTGAAGAAGTTCCAAAAAACGGAGATGTTTGGAGATAACAAGAACGGAGGCAATGGAAAATGTACGTCAAATTTAAATACTTTATAAGAaaagatttggggttgaacaaagaaaaatttacaagaaTGAGAATCGAAACTACGGATTAAAATACGGGAAGAACTatgtaattataataataataaaaaattatgcttataaagcgcattacatccatgactggaccccaaggcactgtacaaattaaaataaccaAACAAGAGGAGGAAATATTCAACGAGCATAATATTATCTCTGTATTTCTTGACAGCTCCTTTGAAGTCGGCATTGAAACCGAAGTCTATGATTGGGTCCAACGGCTCAGCTCCAAGTAGAAAAGACTCCAATGGTAATGGTAAAGCCCCTCCGGACACCAACTATCAGGATGTCGGCTTTCCGATCGGGGACCAGCCGATAAAACACGACGCCCAGCATTCAAAACAGACCGAAGAGGCAGCCGAGAAGATCACAGAGAAATCGGATGCAGGGACAATCACTAcggaaacctctggccaatcACGGCCTAGCTCCTCAGCTGAGGAACCAATGAGGGTTGCTATACATCAAGGGACGCTGGAGGACATGGTTGCTATGGGAACAGTCGGCATGGAAGATCTCCATAGTATGGTAAGTTATTAACTAATCATATTTCATGAATCCTGTTAGGAAAACATCTTTACTTGGCAAAAATAGGTAACCAGTTGAAGTTCCTTGAAGTTGTCACTGCAGAGATTGCCTGATACTAGGTCCTGTGAATTGTTGTTGAGATTCATATGTCGCTTGAGTATGAAGATGCAGTTATGAAATTGCAGCAAATAAAAACACGAATTCAAACGTCTTTTGTCTTTGTTTCAACTCGCAGGATATAGAAATCGTTGACGATATGGAGAAGTTTCCAAAGTTAAACCCGTCCTCGTTCCCACTGTATCCAGTCAGTACAAGCCACAAGGAGCGAGGTAGTGCACCCATACCATGCGGCTCACTCCCAATGGCTTTCTACTACACCAGGATTCATAGACCATTCATTCATGATAAAGAAACAGGTGAGTGTTAAAATGGTGGTTTCgaattttgttaatattattagtattaatttCTTGTAATAAAACTAAGGATGTCATTAAAACTAAAATCACAAACTCGGAAGCCAGAGGAAACCTGTAGATAGACAAGGGTGCTTGCAGTGAACCAAAAACACTGAGGTAGACTATAGCCCAGTTCATACTACTTGTGTATGCTTTTGTGCGAAGTAagtttgcaggaagtatgaactttaCTCTTCCTTGATACGTGTTCTGGattcttttatgtgcactacCTATTCTAATACACAATAACTATGGTTTCACAAGCGTCGTGACTATAGCcaggctgggattcgaacccacactctgtgaATGATGGAATTTGAAAAACCATTCCACACAACAGCAAGGTTCCAGTCCTTgaatcaaaccagggtccacagaggtgagaggcagaaaaagaagaaacctCATAGCCAACCTGAACGaccaaaatatttgtatatctgTAATGTTACTTCTTTCTTACATTTTAACATTGATTCCTGTAGAGAGCGAAACATTGACAGATATTGTCTTGGATCTTACTGGGGTGGATCTAAACACGATGAAGAAAGAGGACCTCTCTGTTAACAAGAGTTATCAAGAAAGATGCCTGTCAGCTCTCTCTATAGCCTCAAGTGTGTCATCTGAGAAACCGGTAAGAATAAGTTTAATTTCAGAACTTAACACCAGGAtggagaagacaaggaaggaagtttcagtttttgagATGTGGGTGGGAAAGCCCCAGAAaaatattccagggaaaacccatcaTGTTCAACTGATCATATTTGAAACCAGTATcggttttcaatttaaaaaacaaaacaatgaacacataaataacaattaatttaaaaaacgcATTCCTGGTTTTACGGAAGGGCCTAGCCATTGTGTTAATATCCTCttggttttttaaacaaagtgagTTGTGTAAATTACTCACACTGTAATTGGTAATTAATCTGTAACTTTTAGGAGATGGTTCCGAGAGCTGAGATGGATGTACTCATTGAGCAACACAATCAAGAACTCACCCTAATTCAGGATGAATACGAGTAAGTCCTGGGTTTTATAACAGTTATACAACGGTATACTTAAACAAGACTGTGGAAATGATTGTCACATTGACTATGATTACCATTTTCTAAAAATAATATTGGTTACATTTGTTGTTCATGCTTGTAGAGAAATAAATAAGtgttgcaatttttgttttgtttccacaCACAATTCTTTCTAAGCTGACAACTTTCAATAGGAATGTCCCTGGCCTATTAATTTGTCAAAAATTTCTGATCGTGTATTGGCAAGGTTGATTAAATCTATTTTGTTACAACAGTTTACCTTAAATGACATTTTGAAACTTTGAGTTGTGACCAAAATAAAAGTTTGGAAGTGATCAGCTCTGAACTTGTGTATGCCTTGACTGCAGTCAATGTTTCTTgggggtttttattttaatttatttctttcCTGAATG belongs to Asterias rubens chromosome 6, eAstRub1.3, whole genome shotgun sequence and includes:
- the LOC117291961 gene encoding uncharacterized protein LOC117291961, giving the protein MGDSPRGGAVRNNGSDGSAGSGKKVMTLDPLGEEDGSSSESDDEMAAAREAAQAETNKFEMLCDGVLNSIALVQSALAEFLNLKDELLLHALPPSLMARLTMIAGRLFRSTTDLYTPTSELVRLVRVYSVSWEQKSLALKKLHSDYESKHKQLNIAIRRLQLADAQARRIAQEKRIMNWEKLFAKLTSSRGHGRRWRFLIDSFKQKANMGMEHLHAYIDELDKAEDSDDEDENKKKEDSISHTSANEFDISSSDELEFTEGDSDEEEDDDDGSTARATAQTGQTTQDLDSDIVTPVSKKVKFRRRSKHGKRSPPEGATVEETEDKAPPTIVEPQTVYVEVPAPKPPSEDKTVWTHEPEYDYTLNMRVFKPVGMDRKELKCSVNFLKKFQKTEMFGDNKNGGNGKSPLKSALKPKSMIGSNGSAPSRKDSNGNGKAPPDTNYQDVGFPIGDQPIKHDAQHSKQTEEAAEKITEKSDAGTITTETSGQSRPSSSAEEPMRVAIHQGTLEDMVAMGTVGMEDLHSMDIEIVDDMEKFPKLNPSSFPLYPVSTSHKERGSAPIPCGSLPMAFYYTRIHRPFIHDKETESETLTDIVLDLTGVDLNTMKKEDLSVNKSYQERCLSALSIASSVSSEKPEMVPRAEMDVLIEQHNQELTLIQDEYEQRLNELAKSLEQLQNEQLTSLLNPQRSADGHRRGTSPLHGWTTESNRLTKSTSAREFRPLKSRSRRPTNLPDWGSELPKDFFERLKLFSEESDIRRRQLIERTKSDMEDRIVKQLAGQYKLSLDNDGTIAADKEISLPAVFMPTKTGQLYNPRAHHYFHPTGSLGQLRLTQPPSMFQLPPLPNRNKISVLNLFDIQKNFERHRAGEAGDWHAMNGSPTHVSQPNTPMPSNMGESNNMFTPEQPVTE
- the LOC117291836 gene encoding charged multivesicular body protein 2a-like produces the protein MSFLFGRKKTPAEMLKQNQRALNRAMRDLDRERGRLESQEKKVIADIKKMAKQGQMDAVKVMAKDLVRTRRYVKKFIMMKANIQAVALKIQTLKSNQAMTDAMKGVTKAMSTMNRQLKLPQIQKIMMEFEKQSEILDMKEEMMNDAVDDVIGEEEDEDESDVIVSQVLDELGLVMTDELTAIPGTGGALAQQKAQQPAKLAVAEGGEADDDLQARLDNLRRE